ATCTCGCCCCCGTCGCCCAGGCGGCTGGCGTACGGGTGCGTTCCCTCCATCAGCAGGAGGAAGAGGAGGACGGACAGTCCGAAGCGGTCGTGCTCGGGCGTGCGGTCCACGTCGGCGAAGCGCGCGCCCTGCAGCTCCGGCGGGGTGAACTCCGCCTTCCCCACGCCCGAGCGGTGCACGATGCGGCCGAGCGGGTCGCGCACCTGGAACGAGTCGGCGTCCACCAGCGTGACCGCCGCGTCGCGCGGCGAGACCAGGATGTTGCTCTCGTTCACGTCGCCGACCACGTAGCCGGCGGCGTGCAGCGCGTCGAACGCCGCCGCGAGATTTCGTCCGGCGCGGTGCAGCCAGGCGTAGTCGAAGAGCGGCGCGGTGCGGCGGCGCGAGATGGGGTTGTAGAACTCGAAGATGCGCGGCCCCTCGGCGCGCGGCATCAGGAAGCCGGCGAAGCGGCCGCCGTTCAGGTCGGTCAGCAGGTCCGTGGGCCAGGCGATCGACACGCCGGGCGGCAGCGCGGGCGGCACGTCGATCATCCGCGCCACCTTGCGGGCGCGCGCCAGGGTGGGGTCGTGGTACAGCTTGGCCACGAGGGACGCGTCGCCCGGCAGGCCCAGCACGCGCGCCTCGCCCCCCACGCCGATCTCCAGCGCGGGGTCCAGCGCCAGCGGCGCGCCGTCGGAGCGGCGGCGCAGCATCAGCGCGTGCGGGGCGAGGGCCAGGTCAGCCATGGTCGCGCGTCACCAGGACCAGGGTCAGGTCGTCGTCCGAGCGCGCGGCCACCCGCGGCCCGGCCAGGAACTCCGCCAACTGCTCCTCGCCCGTGCGCGCGTCGTGCTGCCCGGCCGCGAAGGCGAAGAGCGGGGCGAAGAAGGGCTCGTGCGGCGTGCGCGCGGGGTGCTTCAGCGCCAGCCCCTGCAGGCCGTCGGTGAAGATGGCCAGGTGGAGGGCGCTGCCCCGCCACGTGGCCCGCTGCGCCGCGTCCACCGCGCCGGCGGAGGTCAGGAAGACGGTCTCGTTGGCGAACTCGCCGCTGGTGGGCGCGGTCAGCGCGCGCATTCCCTCGCCGTCGGCGGCGATCACCGCGCCGTCGCCCACCTGCGCCACCGCGACCGCATCCCCCGTCACCACGCAGGCGATGAGGGTGGTGGAGAGCTCGCGGATCTCCACCCCGCGCGCCCTAGCCTCGGCCTCGACCGCGACGAGGGCGGCGCCCATCGCGTGGTCCAGCGCGGTGGTCCAGTCCCCCTCCGCAACGGCCGGGGAAGAGGAGACGAGCGAGTCGACCGCCGCCCGCGCCGCCGCCCGCGCCCCCGCCTCGGCGTGCGCCGCCGACCCCGCGCCGTCGGCCACGGCGATGGCCACCGCGCCGCCGGGAAGGCGGCGCCAGGCGTGCGCGTCCTGGCAGGGAAGGTCGGTGCGCGCGTGGCTGGTGCCCCGCACCGAGGCGCCCAGCACGCGCCACGCGGCCGCCGGCGCGGCGACGGACGGGCTCACAGCTCGGCCCACCCGGTGGGCGCCAGCTTGATGGTCTCGTCGGGCCGCGAGTGCGCCACCGACTGCATGCTGCGCGACAGCCACACGAACATCTCGCGGAAGTCCAGCCCCTTCAGCCGCAGCGGCTGGCGCACGGCGATCCTGGCCAGCGCCTCCATGTTGGCGTTCTCGACTCCCACGGCGAAGAAGGCCACCTGCTTCTTCGTTTCGGCCTCGCGCAGGCGCTGCGTGGCGCGCTCCACGGCCTCGGGGGGCTCGCCCTGCGGCTCGCCGTCGGTCACCAGGAAGATCCAGGGGCGGTAGTAGGCCACGTCGTAGGCGCGGTAGCGCTGCTTGCGCTCTTCCACCATCTCCAGCGCCTTCTCGATGGCCGCGCCGATGTGCGTCATCCCCTCGGCGTTCAGGAAGGGGATGTCGAAGCGGTCGGGGCTCACGAAGTCCTGCACCACGCGGATGCGGTTGTCGAACGCGACCACGGCCACCTCCACCCGGCGCGCGGCCAGCGGGTCCACGGCCAGGTCGAAGCGGAAGGCCTCGAGGCCGGCGAGCATGGCGTCCAGCGGGGCGCCCTGCATGGAGCCGGACGTATCGAGCAGGAGCACGCACGGGCAGCGCGGCTCGGGGTTCTCGGCGAACTCGACGGCGTCTTCCAGCTTCGCGAGCAGCGACATAGGAAAGGGACCTCCATGTCCCGGTGGTGGGGCGCGGCGGACCCGGCGGGGCGGCGCGCGCCGGGCCGTCGAATTTCGCCCGAATCCGTTGAAAACACAAGCGTTTCCGCGAGGCGGCCGCCAGCCTCGCATCGCCATCTCCCGACGGCGCGGCGGCCGGATGTTCGGGCCGATGCCGCCAATCGTGCAAAACCCTCACCGCACCCGGCGCGGACACATCACCGCGACTTTAGGATGCATCCTGCCCGCCTGGCTGGCCCCGTCCCCCGGCCCCTCCGCCCGCTCCGCGGGGGAGGGAGAGCTCATCGCGGAAGAGGCTTTGGCTCGTCGCCCGGATACGTGGCGGCAGTCCCGCAGGGACTTCGTGCCGTTGTTGCTGGCGAATTCCATTCGCCTGACCGGGCCGGCGCGGGTCTACGGCTCTGCAATACGAGCCGAGCCGGTTCCGGGTTGCGAGCTGCTCCTCGATCGTCCTCGGTGAGTTCCCGGAGGATACCTTGGCCGGGAGATGAACGTTCGGAGGGGCGACATTCTGAACGTTCGAACGGCGATGTGAACGCGGATGCGGGAGATGGGGCGATCTACTTCTTCTTCGGCCGCTTCGTCGTCGTCGGCCCGCTGCCGCCCGGGCGCACGCGCTGCGCGGGCGGCTTCTTCCTGATGTCGCCGCGGCCGCCGGTGTCGCCCTCGTCGGCGTAGCGCTCCAGGGCCACCTGCATGCGCCGCACGCGGTCGGCGATGGACTCGCTGGTAACGGCCTCGCGGGTGCGGTCCACCAGCAGCGGAAAGGCGAGCGGCGGCGTGCGCGCGGGGTCGGTGATCACCACGCGGCTCTCGGCCAGGCGCTCCAGCGTGCGCCCCAGCCGGCTGCTTTCCAGCTGCCGCTCCAGCACCTCGCGGTGGGCCTGGCTCACGAGCAGGTTGCCGGGGTCGTAGCGGGTGAACACGTCGAAGAACAGCCCGCTGCTGGCCTGGATCTGCCGCGTGCTCTTGTTGGCGCCGGGGAAGCCCTGGAACACCAGCCCGGCCACGCGCGCGATCTCGCGGAACTGCCGCCGCGCCATCTCCGTCGCATTGAGCGACGCGGGCACGTCGTCGAACAGGTTCTCGGGGCGCAGCAGCCCGGCGGCCAGCGCGTCTTCCAGCGGCGCGGGGTCGGGCGACAGCAGCTCGATCCCGTAGTCGTTGGCCGCCATGGTAAAGGAGATGGGCTTCAGGCGCGAGATGCGGTACGCCAGCAGTGCCGCCAGTCCTTCGTGGACAAGACGGCCCTCGAAGGGGAAGAAGAAGAGGTGGTGCCCCTCGCGCGTCTTCACCCGCTCGATCAGCAGCTCGTCGGCGTCGGGGATGTGCGACCAGCGCGCCTGCACGTCCAGGATCGCGCGCACCGCCTCCA
This DNA window, taken from Longimicrobium sp., encodes the following:
- a CDS encoding vWA domain-containing protein; translated protein: MSLLAKLEDAVEFAENPEPRCPCVLLLDTSGSMQGAPLDAMLAGLEAFRFDLAVDPLAARRVEVAVVAFDNRIRVVQDFVSPDRFDIPFLNAEGMTHIGAAIEKALEMVEERKQRYRAYDVAYYRPWIFLVTDGEPQGEPPEAVERATQRLREAETKKQVAFFAVGVENANMEALARIAVRQPLRLKGLDFREMFVWLSRSMQSVAHSRPDETIKLAPTGWAEL
- a CDS encoding PP2C family serine/threonine-protein phosphatase, with amino-acid sequence MSPSVAAPAAAWRVLGASVRGTSHARTDLPCQDAHAWRRLPGGAVAIAVADGAGSAAHAEAGARAAARAAVDSLVSSSPAVAEGDWTTALDHAMGAALVAVEAEARARGVEIRELSTTLIACVVTGDAVAVAQVGDGAVIAADGEGMRALTAPTSGEFANETVFLTSAGAVDAAQRATWRGSALHLAIFTDGLQGLALKHPARTPHEPFFAPLFAFAAGQHDARTGEEQLAEFLAGPRVAARSDDDLTLVLVTRDHG